The window ATCTACGGTGAGACCATCATGGCCCGGGCCGTCGCATCGGCGGCCGAGGTGGCAACGCCCGGCGATACCGTGCTGATGGCACCGGCGGCTGCATCCATGGATCAGTTCTCTTCCTACGCTCACCGTGGCGACGCTTTCGTCCTGGCAGTCCGCGAGCTTGTGGAAGGGCAGGCACCGACCACCGAGGAGTAACAATGGTCAGCACGCCCACCCGCACCCGCGGCAAAGAACCCCGGGACGGGAAGTCCAAGGCCGCACCTGTTGACGGCAGCCGCCCCAGAGGGCTCCGCGGACACCTGCGCGGCTTTTGGGAGAGCCTTGAAGGCAAGAGCAAAGCACCCAACAGCTCCACGTACTACCTGATCCTCGGCTGTGCCCTCGCGTTGACGGCCATCGGCATCATGATGGTGCTGTCCGCCTCAAGTGTCGAAGCTATTTCCGAGGGCAAATCGCCGTACGCTGATGCCCTCAAGCAGGCGCTCTTCGGTGTTGTTGGACTCATCGCCATGTACGTCATTTCGCGGACCAACGTGAACTGGATGAAGAGACTGTCCTGGTGGGCGCTCGGCGCTGTGATCGTTCTTCTGGCCTTGGTCCAGGTCATGGGCAACACCGTCAACGGCAACAAGAACTGGATCGACATTGGAGGTATCACCCTCCAGCCTTCGGAGATGGCCAAGCTGATCCTCTGCGTGTGGATCGCTGCCGTTCTGGCGCGGAAGCAGAAACTTCTTCACCGTTGGATGCACGTCATCATTCCAGTGGTTCCCGGTGCAGGACTCGTCATTGCCTTGGTGATGATGGGCAATGACCTCGGAACAGTCATCGTCATCGCGGCGATCACCGCTGCCGGGCTATATTTCGCCGGCGTTCCCGGCCGCATGCTGGCAATTGCCGGCGCGGTGGGTGCCCTCGGCGCCGTCCTGGGTACCATCAGCAGCCAAAACCGGATCTGCCGCATTACCTCGTGGTTGGGGACAGCCTCCACGCAGTGCACCGAACAGTTCGACTTCGATTTCCAATCCACCAATGGCATGTATGGCCTGGCGCAAGGGAGCTGGACCGGATTGGGCCTGGGCCAAAGCCGGCAGAAATACAACTGGCTGCCCGAGGCACACAATGACTTTATCTTTGCCATTATTGGCGAGGAACTCGGCCTGGTGGGAACCATCGTGGTGCTGGTCCTGTTCGCCATCCTTGGCATCGCCATTTTCCGGGTAGTGGTAAGGCAGACCGACCCGTTCCAGCGCACCCTCGCTGGTGGCATCATGGTGTGGCTGCTCGGCCAGGCGAGCATGAATATGGCAGTGGTGACCCAACTCCTCCCCGTGGTGGGCGTGCCGCTTCCTTTCATCTCCTATGGAGGCTCCGCGCTGATCATGTCCCTCTGCGGTGTGGGCGTAGTGTTGTCTTTGGCCCGAGGCCAATTGCCGGCGCAACAGCGTTCAGGATTCTTCCCGCGCCTCATGTCCAAGACCGCACGAAAGCGTACCTAGCACTTCATGACTTCTGACTCCACCAACGTGCCCAAGCCCTTGTCCGTCGTTCTTGCCGGCGGTGGAACTGCCGGTCATGTCAGCCCACTATTGGCTATCGCCGATGCCATCAAGGACAGACGCCCGGACGCCGCCATCCTGGCTGTGGGGACGCCGTCGGGCATGGAAACCCGGCTCGTTCCCGCGGCCGGGTATGAGCTCGCAACCATCGACCGCGTTCCCTTTCCACGGCGCCCGTCGGCGGACCTCCTTAAGTTACCTGGCCGGTTGAGCGGCGCGGTGCGGCAGGCCCGGAAAATACTGGAGGATGCCCGCGCCGATGTTTTGGTGGGCGTGGGCGGCTACGTCTGCACGCCCATGTACCTCGCTGCACGGAAACTTCGGATTCCCATCGTTATCCACGAGGCCAACATGAAGGCCGGCCTGGCCAATCGTGTGGGCGCCCGCTTCACCAAGCACGTTGCCGTGGCATTTGCCGGGACCCGCTTGCGGGGCGCGCACCATGTGGGCATGCCCATGCGCCGTGCCATCTCGCAATTGGATAGGGCCGTAGCTGCTCCCACGGCAAAGGCCTCCTTGGGGCTGGATGCCAACCGCCCGGCGTTGATCGTCACAGGCGGCTCCTCAGGAGCGTTGAGCATCAACCGTGCCATCACTGCCGCTCTCCCGGTGCTGGCGGCTGCGGGTATTGAGACCCTTCACATCACCGGCAAGGGCAAAGCGGTCAAAGATGACGACGGCGGCCTTCTCGCCGCTGACGGCTACCGGCAGGTCGAGTATGTGGACGGTATGGAGAACGTCTATGCCGCTGCCGACGTCATCCTCGCCCGTGCCGGAGCCGGAACTGTCAGCGAGGTAGCTGCGGTGGGACTTCCGGCTGTATTTGTGCCGTTGCCCATTGGAAATGGCGAGCAGGCTCTGAATGCAGCTCCCTTGGTTGATGCGGGCGGCGCGCTGATGATCAATGACGAAGACCTCAGCCCGGAATGGCTCCGGACCGAATTGATTCCGCTGCTGACAGACCCCAGCAGGCTCACCCGCATGGCCCGGAAATCCGAAGCCCTTGGTATTAGAAACGCCGATCAGCGGATGGCTGATCTTGTCTTGGAAGCGGTAACCCCATGACCAACAACATCGCCCGGATTGAGTCCCTCGGACGCGTCCACTTCATCGGAATCGGCGGAGTGGGAATGTCCGCTGTCGCGCGCATCATGGTGTCGCGGGGCGTCCCGGTCAGCGGAACCGATGTCAAGGACCTTCCGGTGATGCGCGACCTCTCCTTGGCCGGTGCGCGCATCGCAGTGGGCTACGATGCCGGAAACCTGGGCAATGCACAGACGGTGGTCGCTGGTTCAGCCATCCGTGCAGACAACCCGGAATTGGTCGCGGCGCGTGAGGCCGGGCTGCCTGTACTGCACCGCTCGGAAGCCCTTGCCGCCACGATGGCCGGCCACCGGGTTGTCACCGTAGCGGGTACCCACGGCAAGTCCACCACAACCTCCATGGTGGCTGTACTCCTGAAGGAAGCCGGCCTGGATCCCTCCTTCGCAATTGGCGCCAATGTTCCGGCACTCGGAGTCAACGCGGCTCACGGAGGGTCTGACATTTTCGTGGCAGAGGCCGATGAATCGGACGGATCATTCCTGAACTACCGTCCGTTGATTGCCGTGGTCACCAACGTCGAGGCCGATCACTTGGATCACTATGGAACGCCGGAAGCCGTCTTCGCTTCCTTTGATGCCTTCGCCGCGCTCCTGCCTGCCGACGGCGTTCTGCTGGCATGTGCCGACGACGCCGGAGCCCGGGCCCTGGCAGAACGCACAGCGTCCACGGGAAAAACCCGGGTATTGACCTACGGAACCTCCGGAGACGCGGACGTCCAGCTTCACGATGGCGGTCCGGGCGACGTTTCGGTTGCTCTCGCCGGAGACGTTCACAGGCTTGAACTGAAGGTACCTGGACGGCATAACGCCTTGAACGCGGCAGCCGCGTTCGCAGTCGCCGTCGAACTCGGCGTGGAACCCGGCGCCGCGGCGGCCGCACTGGGCCACTTCACGGGTGCCTCACGGCGATTTGAACTCAAGGGCCAGGGGAGGGGAGTGCGGGTCTATGATGACTACGCCCACCATCCCACGGAGGTCCGCGCAGCTCTGTCGGCGGCACGCTCCGTGGCCGCAGGCAACAAGGTGCACGTCCTCTTCCAACCGCATCTGTTTTCGCGGACCCGTGAGTTCGCTCAGGAGTTCGCTGCCGCATTGGATCTGGCGGACACAGCTTTGGTCCTGGATATCTATCCTGCCCGCGAGGATCCAATCCCCGGGGTAACAAGCTCGCTTATTACGGATCATTCGGTGAACGGCCGGCTCGTTTCAGCTGATGACGCCGTGGACGCTGTGGCAGCCGTTGCAAGCGAAGGTGACGTCGTCCTGACGGTCGGAGCCGGAGACGTCACTGCCTACGGGCCTGTGATCGTGGCGGCGTTGGATGGCTAGCACCCGCAAACCCACCTTCAAGCCTGCTACGGGCCCGCGCCAAAGCAAGGCAGGCCGTCCCGCAGGTGACGCCGCGGAGGTCATCAGTGCTCAGCGCTCCGTTGAACCGGAGGTGAAGAACCCGGCGGGCTCTACAGTCACGCACGGTACGGCGGCCACTGCCAAGCCCGCGGGCGGTGCCACCAAGGTGACCAGTGCCACGAAGGTGACCAGTGCCGCTAAGGCCAGCAAGGAGTCCCCGGCGGGCAACGTCATTGCGTTTCCCGAGCCCAAAAACCGCCGTCAGCGACGACTCGTTCTCTGGACGCTTTCAGTGGTGGCTGTGGTGGTAGGGGCCCTGATTGCAGGGGCAGTCTTTTCGCCGGCGTTGGCAGTCCGCACCATTACCGTGGACGGAACAACGTTGGTCACCCCGGATGCGGTGCGCCAAGCACTCTCCGGCCT is drawn from Arthrobacter sp. 31Y and contains these coding sequences:
- the ftsW gene encoding putative lipid II flippase FtsW, translating into MVSTPTRTRGKEPRDGKSKAAPVDGSRPRGLRGHLRGFWESLEGKSKAPNSSTYYLILGCALALTAIGIMMVLSASSVEAISEGKSPYADALKQALFGVVGLIAMYVISRTNVNWMKRLSWWALGAVIVLLALVQVMGNTVNGNKNWIDIGGITLQPSEMAKLILCVWIAAVLARKQKLLHRWMHVIIPVVPGAGLVIALVMMGNDLGTVIVIAAITAAGLYFAGVPGRMLAIAGAVGALGAVLGTISSQNRICRITSWLGTASTQCTEQFDFDFQSTNGMYGLAQGSWTGLGLGQSRQKYNWLPEAHNDFIFAIIGEELGLVGTIVVLVLFAILGIAIFRVVVRQTDPFQRTLAGGIMVWLLGQASMNMAVVTQLLPVVGVPLPFISYGGSALIMSLCGVGVVLSLARGQLPAQQRSGFFPRLMSKTARKRT
- the murG gene encoding undecaprenyldiphospho-muramoylpentapeptide beta-N-acetylglucosaminyltransferase — translated: MTSDSTNVPKPLSVVLAGGGTAGHVSPLLAIADAIKDRRPDAAILAVGTPSGMETRLVPAAGYELATIDRVPFPRRPSADLLKLPGRLSGAVRQARKILEDARADVLVGVGGYVCTPMYLAARKLRIPIVIHEANMKAGLANRVGARFTKHVAVAFAGTRLRGAHHVGMPMRRAISQLDRAVAAPTAKASLGLDANRPALIVTGGSSGALSINRAITAALPVLAAAGIETLHITGKGKAVKDDDGGLLAADGYRQVEYVDGMENVYAAADVILARAGAGTVSEVAAVGLPAVFVPLPIGNGEQALNAAPLVDAGGALMINDEDLSPEWLRTELIPLLTDPSRLTRMARKSEALGIRNADQRMADLVLEAVTP
- the murC gene encoding UDP-N-acetylmuramate--L-alanine ligase, coding for MTNNIARIESLGRVHFIGIGGVGMSAVARIMVSRGVPVSGTDVKDLPVMRDLSLAGARIAVGYDAGNLGNAQTVVAGSAIRADNPELVAAREAGLPVLHRSEALAATMAGHRVVTVAGTHGKSTTTSMVAVLLKEAGLDPSFAIGANVPALGVNAAHGGSDIFVAEADESDGSFLNYRPLIAVVTNVEADHLDHYGTPEAVFASFDAFAALLPADGVLLACADDAGARALAERTASTGKTRVLTYGTSGDADVQLHDGGPGDVSVALAGDVHRLELKVPGRHNALNAAAAFAVAVELGVEPGAAAAALGHFTGASRRFELKGQGRGVRVYDDYAHHPTEVRAALSAARSVAAGNKVHVLFQPHLFSRTREFAQEFAAALDLADTALVLDIYPAREDPIPGVTSSLITDHSVNGRLVSADDAVDAVAAVASEGDVVLTVGAGDVTAYGPVIVAALDG